The following coding sequences are from one Archocentrus centrarchus isolate MPI-CPG fArcCen1 chromosome 4, fArcCen1, whole genome shotgun sequence window:
- the ccdc124 gene encoding coiled-coil domain-containing protein 124, with protein sequence MPKKFQGENSKAATARARKAEAKAVADARRKQEEEDALWQETDKHVLRKEQRKDGKEKKRMELLERKKENQRLLDEESSKLKGKSQKEAGSGGKVTRAQIEETLRNEQQQQEEQQLKPKEKSHLDTPLEENVNRVIPEEGTVEARTIEDAIAVLSMGPEDMDRHPERRMKAAFAAYEEANMPRLKQENPNMRLSQLKQQLKKEWTKAPENPLNQRFVTYNSK encoded by the exons ATGCCAAAGAAGTTCCAGGGTGAGAACTCCAAGGCGGCCACGGCCAGAGCCCGTAAAGCTGAGGCCAAGGCGGTGGCAGACGCCCGCAGgaagcaggaagaggaagatgctcTCTGGCAGGAAACTGACAAACACGTACTCAGAAAAGAGCAAAGGAAG GATGGcaaggagaaaaagaggatgGAACTTCTtgagaggaaaaaggaaaaccaGCGACTTCTCGATGAGGAAAGTTCTAAGCTGAAAGGCAAATCCCAGAAAGAGGCTGGATCTGGTGGAAAAGTGACTCGTGCGCAGATTGAAGAGACGCTTCgcaatgagcagcagcagcaagaggagcagcagctcaaacCGAAAG AAAAAAGCCACCTGGACACTCCACTGGAGGAGAATGTGAACAGAGTTATCCCTGAAGAAGGAACCGTGGAAGCCAGAACAATAGAAGATGCCATCGCTGTTCTCAG cATGGGGCCTGAGGACATGGACCGCCACCCTGAGCGGAGGATGAAAGCAGCGTTTGCCGCCTATGAGGAAGCAAACATGCCTCGTCTAAAACAGGAGAACCCCAACATGAGATTGTCGCAACTGAAACAACAATTGAAGAAGGAGTGGACAAAAGCACCAGAAAACCCCCTCAACCAGCGCTTTGTCACCTACAACTCAAAGTGA